In the Arachis ipaensis cultivar K30076 chromosome B04, Araip1.1, whole genome shotgun sequence genome, AGACCAAGAAGCTACATGTTCAGAATACATGTCTTCTTTTACAAATATTGCTACATTTGTCAAAGATACAAATGTTGAAGCACCTCGAGGAAAGCCCAGTGATGAATTGAACCTTGATGGCCCTGTTGCCAATGATTCTGAATCTGATGATAATGATCTGTACTTATCCGAGTGCAAAATCTTTCTTGTTGGCTTTGAAGCTTCTGACATGCGGAAACTAGTTAATATGGTGCGGAAAGGTGGAGGTTCCCGATATATGTCTTTAAATGCCAAGCTGACACACATAGTTGTTGGAAACCCTTCAGAATCGTGAGTCTATTTTGAGATTACGAAGAAACTTCATGGATATCTATCATCTCTTTGTTTGATAACTTACTTGAATATTTGTGCAAAGTTGGTACCAATGCTAATGTTGATGATATTTGGACGTTATTTTCATTGATGTGAATATTTTCATGTGCACAGTTTGGCAAAAATTCTCATTGCTAATAGTTATGACTGATCTCGACATGATTTGGATTTTTAAGGGAAAAGAAGGATGTAAGGAGTCTTGCTGCTTTAGGTGTCATTTATGTTGTTAAAACGTCCTGGCTTGAAGATTGTAACCGTGAAAAGAAAGAAGTCCCTGTTCTAAGGAGACACATTGCATCTGATCTACTTGTTCCAAAAGGTCTGCTATTACTGTGTTCATCTTTGTTGTGTCTCTTAGTCTTAGTTATGCTAATTGTTCAGGCTAGTAAATGCTCTTTAGTAAGTCAATCAGAAATAGTGAATATGCTTTATTGAAATTAATTGCTTTTGTTGTTCTCTGGTTTCCTAAATTTAGGAAGCATTGTCAAAGGAGCATCAACAGGCATGTCCATGGTTCAAGGTAAAAGCTGTAGTTTTCCTAAAAGCTTGCAGAGTACTCAGGTGGTGGGAGTTATGGCCTCTGGAGGTGTAAAGCCAGTATCTTTGGGGAAAGATAAACTGGATGTGGGTACAAGTGTTCACTCATTCAGTAAAGCAATGGGGCAAAATCAACATGCTGCTAATAAGATGACAGCTCAAAAGATGACAGTGACACAACGTGATCCCAGTGTAGAATATGTTAAGTCCACAACAGTTTTCAAAGGGAAAATCTTTTGTTTCTCGGATTTATTTCCTGAAGAAAGGGTAAGTAAAATATTTGTTATAAGTATGATGTGTAGAATAGACTTTTAACTGGAGGATCAATGCTCACTATGATTATGTTAGAAAAGTTGGAGAACAGATAATAGGAATCTTGAATGGTGTGCTTGGAGAAATGTATCTGGAAGGTTAATGTACTCGGATGAACTTAGAATTGACCTATGCTTCTTACAATTACCTCAAAAGGGAAAATCTTCATCTTGCTATCCTAGGCTGTATAATAATTGGTTCTTCAAAAAATTGCAAAAACACTAATTTTGCAAGGCCTTGAATTTCACTTGAAAAATGAACATATGATTTTACATAACCAAATGGATTTCTGCTCTACATTAACCTTTCAAAAGAATGTTCACTGACCATAACTTTGGCAATTTGTTGCTGAACTGGGTCCTAATAGAGTAAGCTGAGTTGATGGAACTAGGAGCTAGAGTAAGTAGAGTTAAGTGTCTATAAGCCACAGGCATCTTGGAAGCTGTTGAAAAAGTTACAACAGCTCCCAGCTAGGATAACAGACTCTGCCAGCTAGGTAGCAGTTCGTAAATAACTCTTAGCTAGAAAAAGATTCAGCACTCCACTATTTATGTATGTATACTTCCTCCTCAAACTTTCTCTCTACATTGAAACACTATCAGGTCCAATGTATTGATATTCTTAAGGTGCCAACTGTTAATTTAATCTGTTGTTGATTTATCATATTTTGGACAGTTTTATAAACAATCTAGAATTGTTGATACCAAATAAGTATGGCGATTAGTGTATTTGTGAGGACTTTTCATCAGTAttccatatgtatatatttatgtatttatATGCTGTTGTATAATTTACTCATGATCTCTTCTGCTAGAGAGCTGAGGTCATCGAATGGATACATCAAGGGGGAGGACAAGTAATAAGTGGGAAAGTAAAACATGGTGTCCATTTTACTGTTGAATGTCATGGTGTAACACCCATGATGACAGCAAATTCCCAAAATACCTATGTTTCGAGTCATTGGATACGATCTTGCTTACAGGTAATCCTAGCAGCCACAGTTTAATTTTGGGCAAGTACTCACAAAGCCAAGTTTTCCATTTCAGGtttattttttgtcattttcAGATGCCTAGTCAGTAATAGATCTTGATATTATTTAATAGTGTAAGCTGATGGAAGAGACAACTTTGTTTTCGTCTATCCATTATATATTACTGCAAGAATTTAATGTTTTGAATCTACACTTATACTGAATGAAACAGTTGAAATTTTGGCTTTAATTTGGGATAAGGTTATTTTTGGCTTCTGTTTGGTGTTCAGCAGTCTTTTTAATAGTGCTCCTTTATCTGATGTTTAACATGCATTGTACTCTTTTTATGTCTTAGCTGGTGTGCATATATTCTTTGTAACGGGGTTTCTTTAGCTGATATTCAAGGGAGAATAGCCTTATTgagtgaggagaggagaggatgGAAAGCGAGTACAATATATTCTGGTTGGATAAAATGTGGAATAGAGCAATTAATCAGAAGAAAGCACACATAGTTCTCGGCTCTGCACCCTCTTTCCCCGTCGTTTCATTctgctttcttctattttccttcaCTAGTCATCATGAATAGTGCATATTAAGCTGTTCCATAAGCCAAAGAGGAGAGGGCTGAACGATAAAGTTTGATGGTTTTTGATAATGGTAAATTATAGTCGTAAAACTAAAAGATGTTGTAAAAAGAAGTTTGCACCCGTCATCTATTATTTTTCTCCATGTCTTAATGATAGTTTTGTGTGTTTACCTACTAATGTTGTGGCCCCACTTAGTGGGTTAGGTCCTTGTTATTGTTGCTTGTACATACTAATCTTGAGATTATGTTCTTTCCTTTAAAGGCCGGATACCTAATGGATGTTGGCAGTCATATTCTTTATTCTCCACTTCCCTGTCACGTTCCCTTGCCTGGGTTTGAAAgctttcggttttgtgtttcgcAATATGAGGAAAAAGAAAGAATTCTACTAAGGAACTTGTGTTTTGTTTTGGGAGCTAAATTTGTGGAGAAGTTAACGAAGAAGGTCAGCCATTTGTTGTGTAAATTCAAGAATGGGCCCAAGTATGATGCTGCTTGTAAATGGGGGATCCGGTCAGTTACTGCTGAATGGCTGTTTGAATGTGTCAAACAGGTAATGTTATCTATAGTGGCTGTTGACAGCACAGTTAGGACTTTAATGTAGGCCTGGAATAAATATTTAATGCATGCATTTCTGTGACATATTTTCCTCTCTGATctccaatttttattttattttatttttatttttcagaatggAGTAGTTGCCATAGACCATTTTTTACCAAAAGAAGTCACTGCTCAAGATCGGGAGGCAGGAATTTGTACTGTGAGTCAATTTCCTACTCAGGCTGTTCAAATGATAAGTGATCTGACGTCCCAGTTTCCGAATCAATCACAAAATTTGACAGACAAAGTAAATAGAGGCATATATAGCGGACTTGCCAGTAATGGGACcgatttaaaaatatcaaatattcaGAGCAAAAAGGCAAGGCTTGTGGAAGATCCTGATAAGGTGTCTTCTGCAGTATATTCAGGTATTCATCATTTCAATGGAATGAATTTTTCTGAAGACAATACGGTAAAAGATGCTGGACAGGTTCCTCATGCTGTTCCTGATGTTGCTGCTGCAATTGAGGACTTGTTAGAGGAGACAAGTAAGGTATAagtctttcttttttgtttttccattttttattgttAATGCTACATTCACATTGTTTTTGCTCTACTATgtccaattttttttgtttccctGTATACTGGTTaacttgctttttttctttcctcAAAGATGCATGATCAGAGGTCACCAGGGAGTACAGGGCGTGAGAGAAGTGTATccttttaaaatttataacttCGTTGAGGTTGTGTTTtatttgtaattttcgaaaaagtgatCCTTGATGCCAGAATAGATCTATTCATCTGGTTGTACTATCGTTTGTGAAGAGAATTCCAATCCTAATGCTGTGTTTGGATTGTCGAAACACTGGTTAAACAGGTTAGCATTTTGTTGTATATTATGCCAGCTGTATCATCATGTACATGATTTTTCACCACACTTCTAAATCTGTAACAAAGTTATAATTTTCTCAGAGGTGGCAGAAAAGATGATGATGGTGAGGCTTCTCGAGACAGAGGAGCTGAAACTTATGATGGTTTTAGCGAAACACAAACAGAATCTCAGGTTTTCTTAGTTATATGCAATTAGTACATTATTTTAAGTTTTTCTTGATAGCATCTTCCGGTTTATGAATATTTCCTTGTTAGAACCTCCTTTGATTGTGCAGATACTAGTGTAAACTCTCTTTTTTGATGCAGGTTGTTGGTTATGAAGAGGATTTGTCTGGAAGGCAAATGCTTATTGACAGAGTTCGAACTCGAAGTAGCGCACAATAACGTCGGAACACCCCTTAACAAGCTTTTCGTCAAGAATTTCATCTTGTCCTTCGCTACTTGAGTAAATATAAGCAGTAGGTTAGCATAGAATGCCAATTtgaattatatgtatatatatgatttGTTTGGCTTTGAGAAGCCGCACCCCTGATGCCCAAGAATTGTGCTGGAAACGTAAGCAGCAAATAGCACAGGGCCACAGATGTGGTTGAGATAGGCAGAATGCTTTTGATTAATTGCATAGTAATCTATCAAAAATATTCACACAAGATTTAAAcgctaaaagaaaaaaattcatgAAAGATTAAAATGAGAAAAAcgcttataaaatattttaaaatgtggTAAGAACaaccaaatatttaaatttatattctcaaagttttaagtttagctttttttttttgtgacctTTTGAAAGTATGAGTTAAATAATGAGACTTTTTTCCCTTAAAATTTAGTAATTGTATGTTAAGTAGATTAGTTTTGCGAATTGGAGTTTAAGAAAACGCAAAAGAAAGTTCTAGATATTGAATTTTATTCTAATATTTtgtgtttattttttaaatatttttacgtAAATTCAGATCAAATTGTTTGTTACTTACATAATATGCTTGTCActtgtaaaaattaaaattgatattTTAAGTTATTGTCGTCAcgttttttactttttaaatctGATAATGTTTTTGTTATTTTGATCTTTTAGTGTATTTTTTGTATGCGTCTCTAAATCATTTTGGAATAAATTTGAGGTTTACTCTTAATTGCACCTTATTCTCTTGCTACCACATGATTAATGTCATGTCTCTTCCATGGCATTTCTAGTGAAATTTATTGGCCGTGCCAAGAGTGTGGCTGCTCTAATGTGTCAATTTATATGAATGATTTTCGCTTTAATGTGTCAATGATAGCATAGATTCTGATGTAATGTCACTAATTCGTCTCAAATGATTCAGGGTTTTAGGTTGAGTCCCAGTAAGAGTTTGTTAAGTACGACTATTGAGTTTGGCTAGGGCATCAGTGCTTACCTTTCTATAGAACATGTTTCTTGTGGCATATCTTTGGCTTTCTGTAAAACATGTTAGTTGTGGCATATCTTTGGTGCATACAATATACTTAGGTTCAATGTAAGACGACagtaaaaccaaaaaatatattaaataaaatttcatATTCATTTANNNNNNNNNNNNNNNNNNNNNNNNNNNNNNNNNNNNNNNNNNNNNNNNNNNNNNNNNNNNNNNNNNNNNNNNNNNNNNNNNNNNNNNNNNNNNNNNNNNNNNNNNNNNNNNNNNNNNNNNNNNNNNNNNNNNNNNNNNNNNNNNNNNNNNNNNNNNNNNNNNNNNNNNNNNNNNNNNNNNNNNNNNNNNNNNNNNNNNNNNNNNNNNNNNNNNNNNNNNNNNNNNNNNNNNNNNNNNNNNNNNNNNNNNNNNNNNNNNNNNNNNNNNNNNNNNNNNNNNNNNNNNNNNNNNNNNNNNNNNNNNNNNNNNNNNNNNNNNNNNNNNNNNNNNNNNNNNNNNNNNNNNNNNNNNNNNNNNNNNNNNNNNNNNNNNNNNNNNNNNNNNNNNNNNNNNNNNNNNNNNNNNNNNNNNNNNNNNNNNNNNNNNNNNNNNNNNNNNNNNNNNNNNNNNNNNNNNNNNNNNNNNNNNNNNNNNNNTATTGgtgtaatttgattttaattcatatatttatatatatttgggTTAACAAATCAAGTGAAAGTTTGATATAAACATAGGTTAATTGGATGACAGAATATGAGTGCCTATTATTGAGTCCAATTTTGTGATCCGTATTTGACAAGATATGACTCCAATCCTTGCAATGTGTTGGTTGGTCCATCGCCAACAATCCCTTGTCCTAGAACATGATTGAGTCCATGCTACCTTTGGCAAGGAAGAATGTTAATAACCTCCAATTAACATTCCTTCCTTAACACCCCACAGGTAAGCTTTACTACGGAATTAAACCTCCCTCTAAAAGGCGCAAATTTTCTTAAACTCACTTAGCTATTATCAAGGTACGGTGTGAAATCATTGCAACAATTTACTCATGTATAATTAGTTACAAACTAAATTAGTTACTCgtgatttattaaaaataatgagAAGATTTTTGGGTTGTTACAAATGGAAATAGGAGGTAATGAAGAGAAGTGATTCTTATTGTTGTTGTGTGGTGGTAGTGGTAGTGCTGGTGGAAGTAGACGTGGGAATGGGTGGATAATGATTAGATAGAGTTGCCAAGTCATCAGTTATACTTGATGGCAAGGATCAAATTAAAAAACTTGGGactaaaacttaaataaaataaataaataaattgaaagacTAAAAACAAAAAACGCTAATTTTGTAGGATTAAAACCTAATTAATCTCATATAATGTGTTTTACACTTGGTTAAACAATTAGCTCTTTATTGAAAGATAGTTTTGAAAGAAAATTTAGCAAGGCCATGCATCATTTAACATTTGATAATGTAAAGGTATTGAATTGCTTTTATTAAAACGTAAAATTGTACAAATGACAAAGTTTAGAAGAATAAACTGtattttattcataaaaaaaaataaagtatttcATAACTATATTATACTTTGTGTTCTCTatttatgtatttaaaaaaaattatttgggtGAGGGTTTCGACTTGCTTGTGGGTATGGTTATTTGTTTCACGTTTTCACCTGGACAGTGGTGGTAGGATATTTGTAAGAGACTTCAATATTTAAGtagagcaaaagaaaagaaacaaaaactcataaTGCTAAAAATAATAACCTTTAGCCATCTCtagcattgccatcaacaaccataGGGTTTACCACCAATCTACTCATCGTAACTTGTAAATGATCTGTTAAAAATGCCCACCACACTTGAACCTTAATTTTTGaagattttatcattttttttttctagtcAAATTGTCCAAGTGACTGCAAAAAAGTCAACTAACCACCGCTTCCATTCCATCTTTTTCGTTGATATATCCGTCCAACTTTCATATTGTTGCTTGAGTATACCTGGAATAGTCCATATCTTTCCAAGAGAGAAACAATCAAACACACCACACATACCAAGTGAGCTCACAACCAATAAACAAGTGAAAAGTAGTTTTAACAGACTTATGATATAAAACACATGTTATCATTCTGGCCAATAACACCTAATCTACACAGTTTTTTCCTTATATTCACCGTACCAACCAGTGCAAACCAAGTAAACAACTCAATCCTTGGTGGGACGCATCCTCTCCAAATAATACTGGTGAAGCTATACCTTGTGATATTTGCTGGAAGTACTTCTACCCGCAAATACCTGCACAAAAGAGTTGGTAGAATAAACAcattttttatcaaattttcagacCATTCTATCCTCTCTCTCTCAGTTGTCAGTTTTACTAATTGCAGAACCGCATGAAGCTGGTTTATTAGTTCCAACTTCCATTGAAATAAATAACTCTCATCGCCACTGGAAATTTCAAATCCATTCTAACCCATTTCAGAACCCACAATCTCCTATGATAGATCCTTAAAAATTTGAGATCGAAAAAAGTATTGAAAAAATAACTTTTAGAATACTACATGATAAATAGCTATTATCTCATAAACGAATTTTTTAAAGATgacttttgaaaattatgagtgatTACTTTTTTGTAGAGTGAAAAGTTNNNNNNNNNNNNNNNNNNNNNNNNNNNNNNNNNNNNNNNNNNNNNNNNTAATTTGCTTAATTTGCTCTTTAAATTGGATCAGTAGATATAGATTTTAGAGACTCATATCTAACTAGTTCGATCCACGAAGACTAATAAACCTTTTGTAATGGACCTAGCATTATTAGGCTGATTTTAACTGATCtaatttttaatgtaatttatatACCAAAATGAAATGGATTGGACTTAAATTATGTAAGCTCAGATACGAATAAATCTTTTGATATATTAATATTGGCCATGATTAGTGATGTGGTTTAGATAACTACATTTTTTTTCACTTAACTACAGAAAAGTTTAGGTAGTGCCGAACTTATTAGCATATATTAAAGTTGAATTAAAATATATACTATATCATTAGTACACAAATCACACAGAGCAAAGTGCACAATAAACTAAAGGGAAAAAAGAATGACTATGACATTTGTCACCCAATGATCTAAGAAAACAAGATTAGCAGACACAAGAAAAGGATTAGCCACCCTTTCCTAAGTGCCAAACTGCCAAATGGCCACATCCCCAATTCCCCTCACttcattttttgttatttgagAAAACACTAGTTGAACTAAGCATCCCAATTGCCAAACTATGTACCTACAAGAATCAGAACCTCAAATGGTTGTCTTCTTCTAAGAGTAGCATCGCTCTCCGGCACAATAATTATTAATTTGCACTGCTGCGGCTTCAACTTAAACTCTATTTATTAATGAATTAGGGtagttagttttttattttctaaggATATGTTTTTGTCAATAATTAATTCTTTTGTTTTGAATTATCCACTTAAAAACAAATAACTAACcatcaaatattttttatgattaaaaaaaggtgaaaactcaagtgaagtcgactgcacctgagtttctaccTTAGAAAAAATAGATGAATAGTTATATTTTAATAAGttttttttgtgaattttttttgaatttgtgtaaatttttataattttttaatttgtcttgtgttaaaaagttttttttaaattaataaaaatcaaaCTCTAAATTTTTAAGTCATAAAANNNNNNNNNNNNNNNNNNNNNNNNNNNNNNNNNNNNNNNNNNNNNNNNNNNN is a window encoding:
- the LOC107638458 gene encoding DNA topoisomerase 2-binding protein 1-A (The sequence of the model RefSeq protein was modified relative to this genomic sequence to represent the inferred CDS: added 69 bases not found in genome assembly), encoding MRLRYPSRGCFHSPHNHKNLCFSAPPRRTDQRTKSNMLKAKVFNGANVFMSRNLVPPEVFDTLHDVLKDNGAQVHLCCDPSRNGPNDYHVISCSKHEKFEDLKAKGCKLLGPRCVLSCAKELKPLPKVGFTCCLAMDGVKILASGFDTNEKLKIEEIVTEMGGLLHTKASLDLNFVIVKNVLAAKYKWALNILKKPIVTYEWLKQCSEEHRVVPQESYKVLPFSGLTICVTGIPADKRKEIEKLTLQNGGKYSAELTKKCTHLISDAPEGDKYKVAKRWGHIHTVTRKWFDQSIARRACLNEESYPVQNGPVSSQKVIKDIDVQHSQEKDIRKFQSGVSSAVTDPNMPVSSYAEFVDKDQEATCSEYMSSFTNIATFVKDTNVEAPRGKPSDELNLDGPVANDSESDDNDLYLSECKIFLVGFEASDMRKLVNMVRKGGGSRYMSLNAKLTHIVVGNPSESEKKDVRSLAALGVIYVVKTSWLEDCNREKKEVPVLRRHIASDLLVPKGSIVKGASTGMSMVQGKSCSFPKSLQSTQVVGVMASGGVKPVSLGKDKLDVGTSVHSFSKAMGQNQHAANKMTAQKMTVTQRDPSVEYVKSTTVFKGKIFCFSDLFPEERRAEVIEWIHQGGGQVISGKVKHGVHFTVECHGVTPMMTANSQNTYVSSHWIRSCLQAGYLMDVGSHILYSPLPCHVPLPGFESFRFCVSQYEEKERILLRNLCFVLGAKFVEKLTKKVSHLLCKFKNGPKYDAACKWGIRSVTAEWLFECVKQNGVVAIDHFLPKEVTAQDREAGICTVSQFPTQAVQMISDLTSQFPNQSQNLTDKVNRGIYSGLASNGTDLKISNIQSKKARLVEDPDKVSSAVYSGIHHFNGMNFSEDNTVKDAGQVPHAVPDVAAAIEDLLEETSKMHDQRSPGSTGRERSIYSSGCTIVCEENSNPNAVFGLSKHWLNRGGRKDDDGEASRDRGAETYDGFSETQTESQVVGYEEDLSGRQMLIDRVRTRSSAQ